One Bos taurus isolate L1 Dominette 01449 registration number 42190680 breed Hereford chromosome 3, ARS-UCD2.0, whole genome shotgun sequence DNA window includes the following coding sequences:
- the CDC42SE1 gene encoding CDC42 small effector protein 1 isoform X1, which produces MSEFWHKLGCCVVEKPQPKKKRRRIDRTMIGEPMNFVHLTHIGSGEMGAGDGLAMTGAVQEQMRSKGNRDRPWSNSRGL; this is translated from the exons ATGAGTGAATTTTGGCACAAACTGGGCTGCTGCGTGGTAGAGAAACCCCAGCCG aagaagaagaggagacGGATTGACCGGACCATGATTGGGGAACCAATGAATTTTGTCCACCTGACTCACATCGGCTCTGGGGAGATGGGGGCCGGAGATGGACTTGCCATG ACAGGTGCAGTTCAGGAGCAGATGAGATCCAAGGGAAACCGAGACAGGCCATGGAGCAATTCTAGGGGCTTATAG
- the C3H1orf56 gene encoding protein MENT precursor (The RefSeq protein has 1 substitution compared to this genomic sequence) — MVPAAGALLWALLLSLGPRAAGAEGLTSTAMPRDSFRFGGPMTRSYRTTSRTAPGVVSPRMRVTMEDEDDVLAAADRLAGPAAAELLASTVATGSRSRLSQEEDGSLEEGVVIYARKNDTESETDSTTRITPGRPSPYLTANDQDSDIKMSSSLPHSSWKANVDSQPSDSTTNPWSSAGSTLNQWPPPSPTAMPAPEDLRLVLLPWGPWHCHCKSGTMSRTRAGRLHGLSGRLRVGALSQLRTEHRPCNYHLCPCNREREECPLDADKEKSEVMATSTTRGGVSISTSPPPRIPVPTGYIFSTEKQN, encoded by the exons ATGGTCCCCGCCGCCGGCGCGCTGCTCTGGGCCCTGCTGCTGAGTCTGGGGCCCCGGGCGGCGGGGGCCGAAGGCCTGACTTCGACCGCGATGCCGCGGGACAGTTTCCGCTTCGGGGGCCCTATGACCCGCAGCTACAGAACCACCTCCCGGACCGCTCCGGGCGTTGTATCCCCGAGGATGAGGGTGACAATGGAGGATGAGGACGACGTCCTGGCCGCTGCCGACCGCCTGGCAGGCCCGGCCGCTGCGGAGCTCTTAGCCTCTACCGTGGCCACAGGCAGCAGGTCACGATTGTCGCAGGAGGAAGATGGGTCTTTGGAAGAAGGGGTTGTGATTTACGCCAGAAAGAATGACACCGAGTCGGAGACTGACAGTACGACTCGCATTACGCCTGGGAGACCTAGCCCATACTTGACAGCGAATGACCAGGATTCCGACATCAAGATGAGTTCAAGCCTACCTCACTCCAGCTGGAAGGCTAATGTGGACTCACAGCCCTCTGACAGTACCACGAACCCGTGGTCCTCAGCAGGGTCCACGCTGAACCAGTGGCCGCCTCCCTCGCCCACGGCCATGCCAGCTCCGGAGGATCTGCGGCTGGTGCTGTTGCCCTGGGGCCCGTGGCACTGCCACTGCAAGTCGGGCACTATGAGCCGGACCCGGGCCGGGAGACTGCATGGCCTTTCGGGGCGCCTGCGAGTTGGGGCGCTGAGTCAACTCCGCACCGAGCACCGGCCTTGCACCTACCACCTATGCCCCTGCAACCGCGAGCGGGAGGAGTGCCCCCTAGATGCAG ATAAAGAGAAATCAGAGGTAATGGCCACTTCAACCACAAGAGGAGGTGTCAGCATCTCAACCTCTCCTCCCCCTCGAATCCCAGTACCCACTGGATATATTTTtagtacagaaaaacaaaactag
- the C3H1orf56 gene encoding protein MENT isoform X2 has product MVPAAGALLWALLLSLGPRAAGAEGLTSTAMPRDSFRFGGPMTRSYRTTSRTAPGVVSPRMRVTMEDEDDVLAAADRLAGPAAAELLASTVATGSRSRLSQEEDGSLEEGVVIYARKNDTESETDSTTRITPGRPSPYLTANDQDSDIKMSSSLPHSSWKANVDSQPSDSTTNPWSSAGSTLNQWPPPSPTAMPAPEDLRLVLLPWGPWHCHCKSGTMSRTRAGRLHGLSGRLRVGALSQLRTEHRPCTYHLCPCNREREECPLDAGLCADTSCTTQTTTRATTRATTRATTSTTPFPPLTSRLRPAPFIPSPIPSPHPAYAFWKRVRIGLEDIWNNLSTMFTEMEPIKRNQR; this is encoded by the exons ATGGTCCCCGCCGCCGGCGCGCTGCTCTGGGCCCTGCTGCTGAGTCTGGGGCCCCGGGCGGCGGGGGCCGAAGGCCTGACTTCGACCGCGATGCCGCGGGACAGTTTCCGCTTCGGGGGCCCTATGACCCGCAGCTACAGAACCACCTCCCGGACCGCTCCGGGCGTTGTATCCCCGAGGATGAGGGTGACAATGGAGGATGAGGACGACGTCCTGGCCGCTGCCGACCGCCTGGCAGGCCCGGCCGCTGCGGAGCTCTTAGCCTCTACCGTGGCCACAGGCAGCAGGTCACGATTGTCGCAGGAGGAAGATGGGTCTTTGGAAGAAGGGGTTGTGATTTACGCCAGAAAGAATGACACCGAGTCGGAGACTGACAGTACGACTCGCATTACGCCTGGGAGACCTAGCCCATACTTGACAGCGAATGACCAGGATTCCGACATCAAGATGAGTTCAAGCCTACCTCACTCCAGCTGGAAGGCTAATGTGGACTCACAGCCCTCTGACAGTACCACGAACCCGTGGTCCTCAGCAGGGTCCACGCTGAACCAGTGGCCGCCTCCCTCGCCCACGGCCATGCCAGCTCCGGAGGATCTGCGGCTGGTGCTGTTGCCCTGGGGCCCGTGGCACTGCCACTGCAAGTCGGGCACTATGAGCCGGACCCGGGCCGGGAGACTGCATGGCCTTTCGGGGCGCCTGCGAGTTGGGGCGCTGAGTCAACTCCGCACCGAGCACCGGCCTTGCACCTACCACCTATGCCCCTGCAACCGCGAGCGGGAGGAGTGCCCCCTAGATGCAGGTCTCTGTGCTGACACCAGCTGCACCACTCAGACCACCACCAGGGCCACCACCAGGGCCACCACCAGGGCCACCACCAGCACTACCCCCTTCCCCCCTCTAACCAGCAGACTCAGACCCGCCCCTTTTATCCCCAGTCCcattcccagcccccacccagccTATGCTTTTTGGAAACGGGTCAGGATTGGGCTGGAGGATATTTGGAACAACCTCTCTACAATGTTCACAGAGATGGAACCA ATAAAGAGAAATCAGAGGTAA
- the C3H1orf56 gene encoding protein MENT isoform X1 — MVPAAGALLWALLLSLGPRAAGAEGLTSTAMPRDSFRFGGPMTRSYRTTSRTAPGVVSPRMRVTMEDEDDVLAAADRLAGPAAAELLASTVATGSRSRLSQEEDGSLEEGVVIYARKNDTESETDSTTRITPGRPSPYLTANDQDSDIKMSSSLPHSSWKANVDSQPSDSTTNPWSSAGSTLNQWPPPSPTAMPAPEDLRLVLLPWGPWHCHCKSGTMSRTRAGRLHGLSGRLRVGALSQLRTEHRPCTYHLCPCNREREECPLDAGLCADTSCTTQTTTRATTRATTRATTSTTPFPPLTSRLRPAPFIPSPIPSPHPAYAFWKRVRIGLEDIWNNLSTMFTEMEPLNSNSHQYLRSSSVHFAWINPHNNRILLFTPYR; from the exons ATGGTCCCCGCCGCCGGCGCGCTGCTCTGGGCCCTGCTGCTGAGTCTGGGGCCCCGGGCGGCGGGGGCCGAAGGCCTGACTTCGACCGCGATGCCGCGGGACAGTTTCCGCTTCGGGGGCCCTATGACCCGCAGCTACAGAACCACCTCCCGGACCGCTCCGGGCGTTGTATCCCCGAGGATGAGGGTGACAATGGAGGATGAGGACGACGTCCTGGCCGCTGCCGACCGCCTGGCAGGCCCGGCCGCTGCGGAGCTCTTAGCCTCTACCGTGGCCACAGGCAGCAGGTCACGATTGTCGCAGGAGGAAGATGGGTCTTTGGAAGAAGGGGTTGTGATTTACGCCAGAAAGAATGACACCGAGTCGGAGACTGACAGTACGACTCGCATTACGCCTGGGAGACCTAGCCCATACTTGACAGCGAATGACCAGGATTCCGACATCAAGATGAGTTCAAGCCTACCTCACTCCAGCTGGAAGGCTAATGTGGACTCACAGCCCTCTGACAGTACCACGAACCCGTGGTCCTCAGCAGGGTCCACGCTGAACCAGTGGCCGCCTCCCTCGCCCACGGCCATGCCAGCTCCGGAGGATCTGCGGCTGGTGCTGTTGCCCTGGGGCCCGTGGCACTGCCACTGCAAGTCGGGCACTATGAGCCGGACCCGGGCCGGGAGACTGCATGGCCTTTCGGGGCGCCTGCGAGTTGGGGCGCTGAGTCAACTCCGCACCGAGCACCGGCCTTGCACCTACCACCTATGCCCCTGCAACCGCGAGCGGGAGGAGTGCCCCCTAGATGCAGGTCTCTGTGCTGACACCAGCTGCACCACTCAGACCACCACCAGGGCCACCACCAGGGCCACCACCAGGGCCACCACCAGCACTACCCCCTTCCCCCCTCTAACCAGCAGACTCAGACCCGCCCCTTTTATCCCCAGTCCcattcccagcccccacccagccTATGCTTTTTGGAAACGGGTCAGGATTGGGCTGGAGGATATTTGGAACAACCTCTCTACAATGTTCACAGAGATGGAACCA CTTAACAGTAACAGCCACCAATATCTGAGGTCTTCCTCTGTGCACTTTGCCTGGatcaatcctcacaacaaccgTATATTATTATTCACaccttacagatga
- the BNIPL gene encoding bcl-2/adenovirus E1B 19 kDa-interacting protein 2-like protein: MGTIQEAGEKTVDLGIKENAETAILGASLRLGELELKEEWQDEEFPRLLSEEIGPSEDPHDPERDTQAGTPSTLALCGRRPMRKRLSAPELRLTLTKGPGDNGASPTHSGPSSSDGSSDLEVDELETPSDSELLDSGHEFEWEDELPRAEGLGASEAAERLGHSCMWDVAGEDGHRWRVFRTGQREQRVDMTVIEPYKKVLSHGGYHGDGLNAVILFASCYLPRSSIPNYTYVMEHLFRYIVGTLELLVAENYLLVHLSGGTSRAQVPPLSWIRQCYHTLDRRLRKNLRALVVVHATWYMKAFLALLRPFISSKFTRKIRFLNSLGELAQLISMDQVHIPEVVRQLDHDLHGSGRT, translated from the exons ATGGGAACTATACAAGAAGCCGGAGAAAAGACGGTGGATCTCGG CATCAAGGAGAATGCAGAAACAGCAATACTAGGAGCATCCTTGAGACTTGGGGAACTGGAGCTGAAGGAAGAATGGCAAGATGAAGAATTCCCTAG ATTGCTTTCTGAAGAGATTGGCCCTTCTGAGGATCCTCATGATCCTGAAAGAGACACACAGGCAG GCACCCCCAGCACTTTAGCCCTGTGTGGCCGGCGCCCCATGCGCAAGCGTCTTTCTGCCCCGGAATTGCGACTGACTCTGACTAAGGGGCCTGGAGATAATGGAGCGTCTCCCACCCACTCTGGACCTTCCTCTTCTGATGGCAGTTCTGACCTGGAGGTAGACGAGTTGGAAACACCTTCAGACTCGGAGCTGCTGgacagtggacatgaatttgaatggGAAG ATGAGCTGCCCCGGGCAGAGGGCCTAGGGGCCAGTGAGGCAGCTGAAAGGCTAGGCCACAGTTGTATGTGGGATGTGGCTGGAGAAGATGGTCATCGCTGGAGGGTGTTCCGAACAGGACAGCGGGAGCAGCGAGTGGACATGACTGTCATTGAGCCCTATAAGAAAGTCCTATCTCATGGAG gCTACCATGGTGATGGCCTCAATGCTGTTATCCTCTTTGCTTCCTGTTACCTACCCAGAAGCAGCATCCCCAACTATACCTATGTCATGGAACACTTGTTCAG GTACATAGTGGGAACTCTGGAGCTGCTGGTAGCTGAAAATTATCTGCTGGTTCACCTGAGTGGAGGCACAAGTAGGGCGCAGGTTCCACCTCTGAGCTGGATACGCCAATGTTATCACACTCTGGATCGGCG GCTCCGGAAAAACCTGCGTGCTCTGGTGGTTGTCCACGCTACATGGTACATGAAGGCATTCCTGGCATTGCTTCGGCCCTTCATCAG TTCCAAGTTCACACGAAAGATCCGTTTTCTGAACAGCCTTGGAGAGTTGGCCCAACTCATCTCCATGGATCAGGTCCACATCCCAGAAGTTGTCAGACA GCTGGACCATGATCTCCATGGCTCAGGAAGAACCTAG